In one Lycium barbarum isolate Lr01 chromosome 7, ASM1917538v2, whole genome shotgun sequence genomic region, the following are encoded:
- the LOC132601887 gene encoding uncharacterized protein LOC132601887, whose product MNYNIKKDLEDKLTERQQQLFSKTIFGKYLQMQHCEVQGQLFRCLMVRELKKSTPDAFVININGTELTFSLFEFALMSGLKCYGEEIVFNEGKNGLLEKYFGGSKKNVKKMELNECFNDKNWGVDDDADQDALKIAVLYFIHNYILSGEKRNVLIPRLHFDPVDSGRYKDYTWGKEAFVDLIKSIHNKMDKPKQYYCLRGFPFAIQAWLYECCSNVDPDLAVRNGDRFPRILNWKTVDPTPSFNHLMTGMFKDDVSEDHVTYNNIVPVISEVETLGLRPYLSNRTAATTNTHEVADDYDDFSSTPPHLAAAKQPQKKDASKSPPHKKPKQMRTVPQTVDNTATPIPSTVTHSRGGRSTRRPILASNKSVATKEKEKSCPTTPRLHPDRVSDDAPNTSKSDDIKTLRQELNEFKNNVYAELKDLRKAMDAKFDRVFDLIKGHQTSEKGADSEAPVHLPDADIHQPADDYMDHGDDIQMETDTGHVDSAIGVETGQGDVPDIGVGHCNESGDTLKASTEEINDGGDLSGEPKSSAQFPCDVSQKDKDEGNHESDATRQDDSSNNSEGMIAQVLADIAASDIATQSVKEQDAGEHIDHIVSEKPYIAVTDAKPLSQWLFPDEFLPSQTPGKQVILHPSMSRATRPSRYKSSPYMTDFGSASGSSSSKIHVSIFDKKFPFEQDPIIGPLDVQLLDQYRVWLRHGLLVRHDNKYVFLSTSTDFVFLVILFFLSIPVILFLFLLYTPLSLSLCMCMCFRDIIT is encoded by the exons ATGAACTACAATATAAAAAAGGACTTGGAGGACAAACTTACAGAAAGACAGCAGCAGCTATTTTCTAAAACTATATTTGGAAAATACTTGCAGATGCAACATTGTGAAGTCCAAGGGCAGCTGTTCCGGTGTTTAATGGTCAGAGAGCTGAAGAAAAGCACACCTGATGCTTTTGTTATTAACATTAATGGGACTGAATTGACATTTTCTCTATTTGAATTTGCATTAATGTCCGGGTTAAAGTGTTATGGTGAAGAAATCGTTTTTAACGAGGGTAAAAATGGACTGTTGGAAAAATACTTTGGTGGTTCCAAAAAAAACGTTAAAAAGATGGAGCTAAATGAGTGCTTCAATGACAAGAATTGGGGTGTAGATGATGATGCAGATCAAGACGCTTTAAAGATTGCGGTGCTGTATTTCATTCATAACTACATACTTTCAGGTGAGAAGAGGAACGTCTTAATTCCAAGACTTCATTTTGACCCGGTAGACAGTGGACGGTACAAGGACTACACATGGGGCAAGGAAGCATTTGTTGATTTGATTAAAAGCATTCACAATAAGATGGACAAGCCGAAACAGTATTACTGTCTTCGGGGTTTTCCATTTGCTATTCAAGCATGGTTATATGAGTGTTGTTCCAATGTGGACCCAGATTTAGCCGTAAGAAATGGAGACCGATTCCCCAGGATCTTAAATTGGAAGACAGTAGACCCAACACCATCATTTAACCACCTGATGACTGGGATGTTCAAGGATGACGTATCTGAG GACCATGTTACATATAATAATATTGTGCCGGTCATTTCTGAGGTTGAGACTCTTGGACTACGTCCATATCTCAGCAACAGAACTGCAGCAACCACCAACACACATGAGGTTGCAGATGATTATGATGATTTCAGTTCCACACCACCCCACTTGGCTGCTGCAAAACAACCTCAAAAGAAGGATGCATCAAAATCTCCACCACACAAGAAGCCGAAACAGATGCGAACTGTACCACAGACAGTGGACAATACAGCAACTCCAATCCCAAGTACTGTTACTCATTCTAGGGGTGGACGATCTACCAGACGTCCTATTTTGGCATCAAACAAGTCTGTTGCaacaaaggaaaaggaaaagtcatGTCCAACCACCCCCCGTCTCCATCCCGACCGTGTTTCTGATGATGCTCCAAATACCAGCAAATCAGATGACATCAAAACTTTGAGGCAGGAACTTAACGAGTTTAAGAACAAT GTTTATGCTGAATTAAAGGATCTTCGCAAAGCCATGGATGCAAAATTCGACAGGGTTTTTGACCTTATCAAAGGGCATCAAACTTCTGAAAAg GGTGCTGACAGCGAGGCTCCAGTTCATCTTCCCGATGCTGACATACATCAGCCAGCGGACGACTACATGGACCATGGGGATGACATTCAAATGGAGACGGATACAGGCCATGTAGATTCAGCAATT gGAGTGGAGACAGGACAGGGAGATGTGCCAGATATTGGAGTCGGTCATTGCAACGAGAGTGGGGATACACTAAAAGCTTCGACTGAAGAGATTAATGACGGAGGTGATCTTTCAGGAGAACCTAAGAGCTCAGCCCAGTTCCCTTGTGATGTATCACAGAAAGATAAAGATGAAGGAAACCATGAATCTGATGCCACTCGACAAGATGATTCATCGAACAATAGTGAG GGCATGATAGCACAGGTCCTAGCTGATATAGCTGCCTCAGACATAGCTACACAATCAGTTAAAGAACAAGATGCCGGGGAACACATTGATCATATTGTATCTGAGAAGCCCTATATTGCAGTTACGGACGCAAAACCTCTATCTCAGTGGTTGTTTCCCGACGAGTTTTTACCAAGCCAGACTCCTGGAAAACAAGTGATTTTGCATCCATCAATGTCTCGAGCCACTCGTCCCAGTAGATACAAGAGTTCACCATACATGACAGATTTTGGTTCAGCTTCAG GAAGCAGTTCGTCGAAGATCCATGTGTCTATTTTTGACAAAAAATTTCCATTTGAGCAAGATCCCATTATCGGTCCACTTGATGTACAACTTCTTGATCAATACCGTGTGTGGCTTCGTCACGGATTACTTGTTAGGCACGATAACAAGTATGTTTTTTTATCCACAAGTAcagattttgtttttttggtCATTTTGTTCTTTTTATCAATACCGGTcatcttgtttttgtttttgctaTACACACCCCTTTCTTTGTCtctgtgtatgtgtatgtgttttCGAGATATCATAACATaa
- the LOC132602576 gene encoding monooxygenase 2-like translates to MQPQKENMEINEDIVIVGAGIAGLATSVALHRLGVRSIVLESSESLRTSGFALALWTNAWRALDALGVGDSLRQLSLHFTRFQAFSADSGLPIAEISLEANNKPIDYDSRCIKRQQIVETLEKELPPGTIKYSSRVISIEQSGVFKLVHLADKTVLRTKVLIGCDGVNSVVAKCMGLQKPVDANRSAIRGYVEYPKAHGFEPKFCAYFGGGVRIGFLPCDDKSLYWFCTFTPSDYDEKIEGSPTKMKQFVLSLASNVSKEAYDILARTSLDSLYCAKLKLRSPWDILKRDSIVKNNICLVGDALHPMTPDIGQGGCSALEDSVVLARCISEAIFARKLIKVEKLEEGDELYKRIKVGLEKYAKERKWRIFSLISTSYLVGLAQESNGMVISYLREKFLAQFTIKTMLRMGDFDCGKLLK, encoded by the exons ATGCAGCCACAAAAGGAGAATATGGAGATAAATGAGGACATTGTCATAGTTGGTGCTGGAATTGCTGGACTTGCCACTTCTGTGGCACTTCACAG GTTGGGAGTGCGTAGCATAGTTTTGGAATCATCAGAATCTCTACGAACATCTGGATTTGCACTTGCTTTATGGACCAATGCGTGGAGGGCACTTGATGCTCTTGGTGTTGGAGACTCTCTTAGACAACTTTCTCTCCACTTTACTCG GTTCCAAGCATTTTCAGCAGATTCAGGCCTGCCTATTGCAGAGATTTCCCTCGAGGCAAATAACAAACC AATTGATTACGACAGCCGTTGTATAAAAAGGCAACAGATAGTGGAGACTTTAGAGAAAGAACTGCCTCCTGGAACTATCAAGTATTCTTCTCGTGTTATTTCCATTGAACAATCTGGAGTATTCAAATTGGTGCATCTCGCCGACAAAACTGTTCTTCGAACCAAG GTGTTAATAGGATGTGATGGTGTCAACTCAGTGGTGGCTAAGTGTATGGGTCTTCAAAAACCAGTTGATGCAAATCGTTCAGCAATTAGAGGATATGTTGAGTATCCAAAGGCTCATGGTTTTGAGCCCAAATTCTGTGCTTATTTTGGTGGTGGAGTTCGTATTGGCTTTCTTCCTTGTGATGACAAGAGCTTGTACTGGTTTTGCACTTTTACTCCCTCCGATT ACGATGAAAAGATAGAAGGAAGTCCAACAAAAATGAAACAATTCGTGCTAAGTCTGGCCAGCAACGTGTCAAAAGAAGCATACGATATCCTAGCGAGAACTTCACTAGATAGCCTATATTGTGCAAAGCTAAAATTAAGGTCACCATGGGACATTTTAAAAAGAGACAGTATTGTCAAAAATAACATTTGTCTAGTTGGTGATGCACTTCATCCAATGACACCTGATATTGGTCAAGGTGGATGTTCAGCATTAGAAGATAGTGTTGTTCTTGCAAGGTGCATTTCAGAGGCTATTTTTGCAAGAAAATTAATTAAAGTGGAGAAATTAGAAGAGGGTGATGAATTGTACAAAAGAATTAAAGTTGGTTTGGAGAAGTATGCAAAAGAGAGAAAATGGAGGATTTTTAGCCTTATTAGTACTTCATATTTGGTTGGTTTAGCACAAGAGAGTAATGGGATGGTGATTAGCTACTTGAGGGAGAAATTCTTGGCTCAATTCACTATTAAGACTATGCTGAGAATGGGTGATTTTGACTGTGGGAAACTATTGAAATAA